tttgagacaATCAAGTACAAAATTGGAACAGTGAAGGGTTTGAAATTATGAGCACAATCTGCCCATGAAATGATGTGAATCATGTGATCAAGCCTCGTTGAGCACCAGTATCTAGATATCACTTGTTAAGAACTTGAGAAGATGCAATGCTCCCTTCTGAAGAAGAGTGTGGAAGCCAAAATTAAGTACAAAAGTCGCACCCTAATTCAAGGAACATTAGATTTAAAGTTACTAGTCAATGGCGCTGCCATGTTCATAAGTTACACCTACTGGCGCTACAAATTGTAGTTAAACTTATTGGCACTGTGATTGTAGGTCTGACTTGTTCGCAATTGTAACGTTGCATCGTTCAAATTGCATTAAAGCATCGTAAGTGGACGAGTCATTCTATATGTGAAAACAGACCTATAAATTGTAACCATCTCTCATATAAATTATTCCACGTTACAAGCTTCATGATCACATCTCAATCGATCTATTTGGTTATTTATTTCTACTTACCTTGAAATTATGTTTGATCTCTCTTAGATACCCGGTCAATATTATCCATACAAAAGATGACCAGGAGAAGGTTATTCCAGGAGTAGTGAAAGAAGTGAAAGAAGCCATGGGAGAGCCTATGAAATATCAATATTTGGCTTCAGCTTTCCTCCGATGGAGAATGAAGCATACGCCGGTCCCCCGTTGCAGTTATGAGTTTCCTCCCACACACCTGACTCATTTTTGTTCCAGTTTCAAGACTAAATCCATAATCAGTTTTGAGTTACAGTGACTAGATGACATTTTGAGGTTTGGGAAACAGGGTAGATTGTATTGTACTGGGAAACGGGGTCGGAAATATGGAAAACCTGCCACCCGAAAGGTCCTCAAAGTGGGGTATATTAATaagacatattagtggtgtttttattttccccaACGATTAGATGATTGAACGATGCTTATTTCGATATAAATTTAACCACAACTTTTATTCTACGTATATGTTGCATCTAACCGTCAATTTCAACAACTAAGGTCCGCTCCAAATAGCGCCTTCAAAAAAGGACAACGTCTTTACTAATCTAGTACAAAGATTAAGCAACAAAGAGTGATACTTAGGTTttcaatataaaaaaatctcTTTAGACTAACTAATCGTTGGAGTCAAATGTACGTATATCATGGTTGGCCATCTGACGtcgagaaaaataaaaagcacTTTCTCCACACAAATACCATTTAACAGCCGCCCTTCGTATATCTTCCTCCGCGATGAATAAAAGAGGGTAGAAAGGAATCCACGATGTCAGGAATACAACAACTCTGCCCCCTTGAAGTGGGGTCCATCCATAGGGCAtattattatttgttaacatttAAGCAACGGAAATAAAAATGTTGGCCGCCTAAGAAACACTAAAGTGACGGAAATAAGTATAGTTCGTcgcctacaaaaaaaaaataccagCACTACAAACCTAGATGCTAACGTCACCTCTTACATCATTTATCTTGCTAATAGTATTTGATCAACACATGTAATTGAGATTATTCCAGGGGACAAATATACACAACCCAATTTTGCGATTGCCATTCAAAGTGTTGATAAAACCTTTAgttcaaagaaagaaagaaacaaacaatatACTGGTTGTTGTGGCTCAAGCTCTCTCGTATATCTTTATTAACAATTCAAGAAGAAGTTTAATTGGAAATGACTTCAAGTCATGGCCAAGATCCAAACAATTAATctagaaaatataaatatggtAGTTTCATTTTTGTCATGTCTTGAACATTtagttataaattttttttgttatatgcAAAATCATAAGAAGTATGAAGGAGAGTATCAAACGGCcatgaacaagaagaagataaagAGTACGTAAAGGATCAGTTGCCCCAAGGGCAACACGGTAAACTATTACATCCTCGGCGTGAATTAAGAAAACCAATGCAAAACTTCAAAACCACACCCAATCCTAGTCCAGATATTAGTGGGATTGTGgcagaaagaaacaaaaatgacGGTTTTATAAAGCCTTTACAAACCACTCGTCGTGGTAGCTCGGAGCTATTGTAGCACCGAACCATTTCTACCAACAAACAAAATGCCAATTGCCTACCACCCTGGACCTTAGCGGCCTGTTCCAAAACGCCACCTCTACCCACCCCAATCCAGTATGACATAACCAGAAAACATACGATCTAACATTCATACATCCATGAAACCCAAAAATAAGCAGTCCCGTACATAAAACATACATCTATTTGATTCATACATCCATAAAAACATATCGATATCCATATAACCATACAACAAATTAATATGAAACGAGAATCCTGCAAAGATCCATAACCATATGACAAAATATGAAACGAGAACCCTACAAAGATCCATAACCATACATCCAAAACTTTAAACGAAACCTATGTACCAAGATCCATACTTCATCATGAAACGATCAACCTTAGTCAACCTCTCCATCTCCTTGGTTCTCCATGATAGAACGAACGGCAAAATTCATCGCCGGGTTTGTCTCCTCTAGACGTGGTGTTGGGAGTTGTGGGGCTTCGGTGGAGACAAACCCTTCGACTTAGGAACACAAAGCTTATCCCAGGCGAGCCAATGGATCTTCTTCTCTCCCACTGAATCCCCCCACCAGAATTTAGCCATGAGACTATGCATTTCATCACACAAGTGCTTAGGCAACTCAGAACAACTCATGACATAAGTAGGGATGGATTGTAGAACTGCCTTTATCATTACCTCTTTTCCTACCGCGTTGAGGGTCTTTTCCCTCCACCCCTGTGTTCTCTTACGTACCCTCTCTATTGGAAAAGCAAAAGTAGCCAACTTCGAATAACTCAGCTCAATAGGTAATCCCAAATACTTATCATGTTTTTTAACTTTCTGAACATTAAGGAGCCCTGCCAACTCATCCTGTTTTCATCTCGGCACATTCTTGCTGAAACAAATACTACTCTTCTCAAGACTGATATCCTTGAGCACCAAACACTCCCCTTCATCAGCTTTATGAAAGATGAACGAGTCATTAGCAAAGAATAAATGAGAAACTGAAGGGGCGGCCGGACATATCTCACACCGTGCAACCGATTTTTCCTCCTCAGCCTTTGAAATTAATCTTGAAAAAACCTCAGCACAAAGAAGAAATAGATAATGGGAGATCAAATCACCCTACCGCAACCCTCTAGAGGGCAAAATTCTCCCCCGAGGCACACCATTAATCATAAATGAATAAGACACAATGCGCACACATCTCATTATCCAAACTCTCCACCTATCACAAAAACCAAGTCGCTGGAGAACCACATCAAGGAAACTCCACTCAACACGGTCGTAGGCCTTACTCATGTCGAGTTTTAGCGCTCGAAAAccaacctttcccctctttcTCCGCTTAAGGTAATGAGAAATTTCAAAAGCTCAAAAGCGGCCAGAGAGTTATCGAAAATCAGCCTCCCTGGAACAAAAGCACTTTGAAAATGGAGTGATCAGGCTATCCAACAAAGGCTTCAGCTGATTAGCAAGAACTTTTGAACTATTCTTATAAATGACATTGCAAAGACTAATTGGCCTTAAATCCATCATCGTCTCCGGAGATTTAACCTTAGGGATCAAAGTAAGATTGGTGCAATTAACAGCCAGCTGCTCATCCGAATCAGGGAAGCATCCCACTGCATCAGTTACATCCTGACCAACTACCCCAAAAATACTGGTAAAAGGAGGGAGAGAACCCGTCTGGAAATAATGTTTCTTTGTTATAAGGAGTCATTAGGAAGTGGTCTTGATGTGATCAAGCCTCGTTGTTCACCAGTACTAAGACATTACTTGCTCAGAACAAGAGATAATGCAGTGGCTCCTGCCTTCAGAGTATGGAGCGGAAGCCAAAATcaacaacaattttttttttaaataaagacAACCAagtacaaaattggaatagtgaggCACTGAAAATTATGAGCACAATCTACTCATGAAATGATGTGGTCAAGGCTCACTGGTGCTTAACATCTTGATATGGCTCCCTTCTAAAGAAGAATGGAAGCCAAAATTAAGTACAGAAGTCGAAACCTATCAAAGCCATTAGTAGGTGCAAAAGCTGGCTATTTCAAGGAACATTAGATTTTAAGTTACTATTCAATGGCGTTGCTATGTTCATAAGTTACACCTACTGGCACTACAAATCTTATTGGCACTGTGATTGTAGGTCTGACTTGTTCGTAATTGTAACGTTGCATCTTTCAAATAGCGTTGAAGCATCATAAGTGGATGAGTCATATGTGACAATAGCACATATTGTAACCAActctttcatatatattgttcCACGTTTCAAGTATAATGATCACCTCTCAATCGATCTATTTATTTTCTCCTACCTACcttaaaattatatttgatCTCTCTTAGATACCACGCCGTTCATCCAGTAGTGAAAGAAGCCATGAACTTCAGGAGGATGAGAGAGCCTATGAACTATCAATATTTACCTTCAGCTTTCCTTTTTACGGAGAATGAGGCATACGCCGGTCCCCCATTGCAATTTTGAGTTTCCCCCCACAAAGGGGACTCGTTTTTTGTCTAGCTTCGTGATTAACGCATAATCAGTTTTGAGTTACAATGATTGGATGACACTTAGGGGTTTGGGAAAGATGAAGATTCTTAATCAAGAGCTAATTGGTTGTAGATCCATATATTATAAATTGGTCCCAGTGCTGGAGCAAGAAAAGACGGTATGTTGACTATTCTCTTGGAAGGAATATAATGACTCAAGATGAGTGCATTCTGGCATATTCTGGTTCATGTCTATGCAAGAAGGATGAAAGCATATTCTAGTTTTTGCTTTAGACATTTAGCAAACCACGGCACCCCTGGATTTGACTCGAGCATCCTATAATTTATTAAGACAAGGCTCTCATATCAGGAAAAACTATGAACTCAATCAAATTATCAGCATGCTGGTGTTTATACAAAACACAAAGACATGCTAACTGGATTATGGACAGGAGGACCTATATGTAAAAATTTGACGAAAGAATGAAACCACATTTGATGAGGGATCTGCAAATGTGCAATGCAAACGTATAACAGGAGATGTGACAATAAGAAACCCTGTTAAATTGTAATCACTATTTATACGGATGTTAAACCCATTGGGGCATCATATATGACTCGTAGCCAAGATTATCAAATGGCCAATGGTTGCTGTGACAACACCAAGAATTCCACCAGCAATAACCTGTCATATAAGAACAACAATCATCATAAAACGGTTTGTCTTTAAGTTTATCAAAGTGTTGCGTAGTCATCTATACACAATCAAAATCCGTTAAGCAATTATAGATTCAAATAAGTGCAATATATATAGAGCACCTGAGGGGGTGTGTGGCCAAGAAGTTCACGAAGTGGTCTGCTCTCGGCAAGAGGATGCTCAGAAGGAAGTTCATACACAATTTGATTCAAAACCTGGACAGCAATCCAATACAGTGAACTTATATAACAAACTCAACCAAAAGTTAAAAAGATTCATAAGGCTGATTATAAAATATTCATGAAGCACATCGCAGCCAAACAACCAAGCATGTCTGGGGTCAATTCTTAGATAAAGCAATGAAACAGAAGAAATGGAACAGAACTGTATCAATGACTTAGAAGAGAACCAGTTTAAGCAAAATTTCAAACCTCTGCTTGGCGTCCAGCCTGTAATCTTACACCGGTTGCATCATACATCACCTGCCACCGAGTTTTAAAGATCAGAGATATACTTCATATGAGTTATGTAAATTCATAATCATAAACATTTTCTGGATCAAAGATCCCCTTATGAGTTTGTTTTCGAAATGTTTTAAACCTGTGAAATTCATATCATTAACTAATCATAATCTGAGATGGTACAATGACACACAGAGCCAAGTGTTGTCTTTAAACTTCAGAAATGACTAGAGCAAATGTGAAGAATTCGGAGTCCAAATGCTTTTTGCAAAAAtgatacaaaaagaaaacaggAATCTTACAACACATGCTAATATCAGTGCAATTGCAAAGAGTGATCCACCAACACCCTCTTGAAACACTATTGCCGCAGCAATAGCAGTAACAGTCGCAGAATGAGATGATGGCATTCCGCCAGACCCAACAAGTTGCTTAATATCCCATCTTCTTTCCTTGTACCTGCAAATCTATCAAATTTTAAGACTCTTAGgctaaacaaataacaaatttcGACAATCACAAGTTGTCAAGAACATCCCTACTCTGTCTTCACAAAACAGAAAAGCAACAAATCGCCACTACGGTTTGATCTATATTTCATATATCATACTGCAATATCTTTAGACTCATGAATCCATCACATGATTGGCCAAATGATTCAATAATTTAGCAAATGAAATGCATGCCAGGATTGATTGGTATCTGCTTAATGcttattgttgttttgattcaaGCATTTCACTTTTCACATGAAAAATCAAGATCCAGGCAATCATTATGCGACAAAAGCAATCAATGGTACACTTCAAGTCAGCATCTGTTATTCTCCACAATCAAGAAAACCAAGATTATAAAGCTAACAATCAACCACGGCattacaaatacaaaaccacgAGCTGGGTCAGATCCATAATTGAAGAACAGGGTTCaataagagaaagaaagacaaGTACCAGGCGGTGAAGAGCTTGATGAATTGGGCGAGAGCGAAAGCTATGAGAGCAGAGAGAAGAGGGTAGTTGGTGAAGattgaagacgaagaagaagaagaagacgcaGCTGCCGCCACCTCGGCCATCTCTTTCTGAGGTGAAATTCCAATATGATCAAAACCCAGAAGCTGAAATCTGAAATGGACGTGAGAATTGAGAAGGGTTTAGCTTGGTGGGTGTCGTTTTATGAATGTAAAGGTGGGTTCTTTGTTGTGGTAGGCTTGTTTCTTGGAGCTATGGCCGAGTCAGGTCTTTGGTTTCTTGGTCTGATATGGTTGGTTCCTTCCTTCTTATAACTAACGATCTTTGCTTCTTTATTTTCGTTAGTAAGTTGTAATAGACTTATATCACTATGAATATGCCCAACTGTTACTAGAATATGCCCCATTATGGCATTCAAGGCTTCTCTTTTCTCTTATATGTTTCTTATACTCTTCCCTTATGAGATTTAAAAAGATGAACATGAGAGTGGTAGAGTTGTGCAAGTTTTTGCAATATGGGTGGTTTGTCATCAACATCAATGGGAGATATAGTTCCATATCTCACAGTAGATCATCATCCCTATatcttgtaacaaaaaaaagttgatTGTGTACAAGTCAATGAGTAAAAGATTTGAGCAATAATCGCCAAATAAATAGAACATCCGCGGTTTTACACATCAGTACACAATATATGATCAATAAAACTTGTTTGCTAGACCCCAAACATAATCGTGCAAACAAATAACTCCTACAAAATAGTGAGTGGATCAACAGAAATGAATGTATTAACCTAAATCCCAAGGACAGTCCAAATTGCTCCAAGACATGGAATCAGGTAGGATTGTCTGTAAAATTGGCACAAGAGGAACTGATTTGACATTCCATGATAATACGTCCAATTTACTTTTCTTTAATCACAATTGACAAACCTTTCAACCTTGCTTGGCGCCTCCCCCTTGCCACCTTGCGTGTACAGAACCATAGCATAATGGCTCTACGACCTTATGATTGCTTCATTATCACATCTTGATTCTTGAACCTGCTCGTGTATTCTACTCGGACTAATTTAATCTTCAAATTTGATGTACCCTTTCTGGGTCAACAATCAACGCCTCTGCTCTGTCGATGTAGCTTTATGCTTTGCATTTCCTGTGGCAACAAGGAATGCCAGAAGCATTCACAGAAGTTGCTCGACTCAGCGAGATTTACTCAAAACATAGGAGAAAGATAGAGCAGCTTGATGCTGACCTACCATAACTTATTTTCATTGCACCTGAGTTGAGAATTCATCACTGTTGAGTATTTTCCATGCTGGTTGAAGATGTCGTATCTTTTCAGGCTGCAAGAATTGGAAAGACAACAAAATTCTTCAATTGGACTGACCAATTAGTATCATATTGACAATTCACAAAATTATATTACCTTCAGCAGCCTCCCTCTGAATCACTAAACAAGAAAGTGTCCCGCTCTATAACTGACCGCTAGACTGCATCCTTTCTCACAAAATTGATCAATTCGGCCTTTGCTGCTTCCATTACCGCCTGGAAGTCTATATGTGTATATCTTCCCCTGCAACAATGCAGATTAAGAATTTCACGACAATTTGTTTTAAATGAAAGACTATGAAACATATGAAAGCACTTCTCTGAAGCAAGTAGCTCAAAAACGATACAACTTTAAACAAATTCACTACTTACCAGAAATGAGTTTTTGACCAAAATGCAGAAGTATATGCTGGACTTGGAATGCCATGCATTATCCTTGCAACAGCTCTGGGGGTGTATTTGGCCTGTGAATTGCTCTTTAGAAACACCTGTCGACCAAGAAAAGATAATATTAGATTACTTCCAATGAGGGGCCTCTAATATTGAATGAAAGTGAATTCGTAGGTTCTTACTTTAATATCTGCTTGCAGAAAGGGGCTGCATGAGTAAATGATAATGCCATCAGTAAGTAGAAAAGTTAGGAAAACGAACATTCATGTCAACCAATTAAGCGCATGGACAAATCCGTGTGATTGAGATGGTTTTAAGTTTCAAGATCTTAGCGAAGAATATACCAACCTGCTTTTACCCATCTTATTAGGGACATCAAAATCATCTTCTCCACTGAAATACTCCAAGATCTTCTTTTGCAAACATAGTGTTTGCTGGCCATCAGAACAACCTTCCATCTTCTCACATGCATTGACAGCAGAGACTGCTGCATTATACATCACATCCAACTTCCGCACCTAAATCATAAGCAGATAAAAAATCATTGGTACgcatttgcatatatgaaaacaCCATGCACACACAGATAACAATTTAAAGAACTGTACCATCCAGTGGGTTCTAACACCCACGAAGTGCACCCGTCTGCATATATGTTTTTCACAAATGATTTTGTGGAAAGAACCACTTTAGGAAAGTTTCAACCTGTTTCCTATGGAAATAATGGAATGCACTATCTCAAGATTACAGTGACAAACTCTAAATTACCGTGGTCTTCAATTGCACATTGTCATCTAACCAGTGGTGTGGTTATTTAAATTGACAAATAGCTTTAACCAGGataacttataattaattaccTTACAACGTTCAACATCTGATAGCCAAATTGTAAGCTTTGCTGATAGAGAACAAAGATCTGCAGGGACCTCCTTTATTGTATAACAGAAGGCTTGGTCCTTGACTTCATATGTTACTTCTCCTTTCACCTAAATCCATTATCACAAAGAAAGTGAGAAAAGCAACCTATATGATGATTAAACAAGgctatagagagagagagagagagttttcaACCTATaggaaaatattaaaatatgtTAGCCTGTTAAAATGTATACAAACCTTCAAGTTCTGTAAATGGTTGGATAAGATGGTTGTTGT
This is a stretch of genomic DNA from Argentina anserina chromosome 4, drPotAnse1.1, whole genome shotgun sequence. It encodes these proteins:
- the LOC126791077 gene encoding uncharacterized protein LOC126791077, translating into MAEVAAAASSSSSSSSIFTNYPLLSALIAFALAQFIKLFTAWYKERRWDIKQLVGSGGMPSSHSATVTAIAAAIVFQEGVGGSLFAIALILACVVMYDATGVRLQAGRQAEVLNQIVYELPSEHPLAESRPLRELLGHTPPQVIAGGILGVVTATIGHLIILATSHI